The sequence below is a genomic window from Dioscorea cayenensis subsp. rotundata cultivar TDr96_F1 chromosome 6, TDr96_F1_v2_PseudoChromosome.rev07_lg8_w22 25.fasta, whole genome shotgun sequence.
AGTGATTTGTAACTTGTAAGAGCTATAGAACTAAGACTTTTGGTAAGATAGTCAGCTAATTGCTCTGTTGTTTGTACATGATCAATTGTTGGTATTTGACTATCCAGTTTTTCTTTGATGAAGAACCAATTAATCTCCACATGCTTTGTTCGATCTTGTTGCACTGGATTATCAGCAATATTCAATGCTAACTGATTATCACAAAATAGCTTAAGAGGAGTATGCCGATACACCCGTAGTTGTACCATGAGAATATGTGGCCAAATCATCTTGCACAGCGCAAATTTCATTGCTTGAAATTCTGCCATTGCTGTTGAGTGTGCCACCATGGTTTATTTTTAGCTTTGTTAGGACACAAGATTTTCTTCTATAAACACAATACCCCAAGGTGGATCGTCTGTCATTTGCACAACTAGCTCAGTCTGCGTCACTGTAGGCCTCAATCTGTAGGTACTTGTtactttatattttggtactagtgggccctaaaTAGGCTCTATATGAGCTTAGGGGTCTTTACActaaaaagtctcaagacttagtggctcaacccctatacctatatataaacacattacacttctatcacacaaccgatttggtactatatttccaacaccctcctTCAAGTTCAATTTGGTCGAACTTGAtcagacttgtacaccagagATCTGTTTAccaggacttgtacactactttgtgtctcagaggtcctacacacatggaggtcctacacacatgtacttgtacactacttgtgtaaaaatatatattgggctccactatatttctctgataccatgttagttttttatattttggtactagtgggccctaaatgggctctatatgggttTAGGGGtctttacaccaaaaagtctcaagattTAGTGACTCAACccctatatctatatataaatccattacgcttctatcacacaaccgatgtggtactatatttccaacactaACCAATAAGCCCTTCCTTAGGCTATCTTTCAAGTATTATAATATTCGATAAACTGCTTCCATATGCCCTGTTCTTGGATCATGCCTATATCGACTTACTACACTCACAGCATAAGTGATGTTTAGGTGAGTGGCATAAATAGATTAGTCACCCAACTAGTTTTTGATATACTTCTTTATCAATTAGCTCTCAAGAATTAGTACAAATCTTATTATTCTGCTCCTTAGGGATAGCTAATGGGTGACATCCTAACATACTAGTCTTGGTGAGTAGATTTAGAATATATTTCCTTCGAGAGATAACAATGCCCTTTTGTGATTGGGCAACCTCAATTCTGAAAAAATACCTCACTGGTCCAAGATCCTTCACTTCTAATTCTCTTGTAAGTTTTTCCTTCAATTAAGCAATCTCTTTCTCACTATTGCTTGTAATCgcaatatcatcaaaatataatgcTAACAAAGTAATGCGGCCTCCAAGATGCCTACAGGACATTGTATGGTCAGTGTTGGTTTTGTAGTATTCCATCCCACAAGCAGCTCTCCTAAATCTATTGAACCAGGTTTGAGGGGACTGCTTAAGTCCATAGAGAAACTTCTTTGGCTGACACATCTTATCTATTGCTTACTTTTTGCCAAACTCAAAAGGCATCTCTATACAAACTTCCTCTTGTAAATGTCCATGAAGGAATGTATTCTTCACGTCCAACTAATGTAATGACCACCTGAAATTCGTTGCAAGCAACACCACAGTTCTCACTGCTCATCGTAGTATGAAGGTCTCATCATAAGTGATACCATAAGTCTGGTTGTATCCCTTGATCACCAAGTGTGCCTTGTAATGTTCAATCTTCTCGTTTGCTTTACAGTAAACACCCACTTAGGCACTTACAGCCAACAATGTAGAAAAAGGTATGAACTCCTTAGTTATGTTCTTTGCAAGTGCATTAAGTTCCTCTAGCATCGTTGTTCGCCACTTGGGACTTTGCTTGGCTATTGTCCAATCTTTTGGTATAGACATTGTTTTTGTTACTCTCACTTCTCCTTGAAATTGTTCCTCCACTTGTACTTGTGTCGAACCACCATTCTCCCCTTAAACAGGAGTTTTCTCAATACTTTCCACAAGAATTGGGATAGATCTAACAACCACCTTATCGATTGCTGGTTGTGGCACTGGTTATGATGGCACACTCTGCTTCATTTGCTCTATCTCCCTTTCCCAACCATCACCATCTATGCTGGGAAAGGATGTATCATCAAACGAAAAAATAGCATCCGATCTTATTCCATAGTCTAGCTTTGACTCTCGAAAAGTTACGTCCATTCTGACAAGCATCCTTCATTCCACTCAACTCCAACACATGTAACCTTTTTAGGTTGTTGAATACCGCATGAACACACTTCACAACCCGTGGATCAAGCTAACCAACTGTTGATCTATGATCTTGTACGAAGcaaacacaaccaaacacctttGGGGGAGTAATGTAATTATTCTCACCATCAAGTATTTTGCACGTGGTCTTCCTATCCAACACTTGAGATGGCATCCGATTTATAAGATATGTTGTAAGAACATCCGCACTGTAGAAATACTTTGGAACATTTATGGTGAACATCAACGATCTTATCATCTCCAGTAAATGCCAGTTCTTACTTTTAGAAACTCCATTCTAAAGTGCGTTGTTAGGACATGTAGTTTGAAAGGTAGTCACCAAATTCTGTGTTCGTATACTCTTTCCCATTATCAGTACGATTGTGCACCATATTGAGTCATAActtatttatgaaaatgttGGAAGCAGTAAGagcattattcttatttttcatcaaatataacCCTACCATATGGGAGTGGTAATCAATAAAGgtaataaattatatgtaacCACTTATTAAAATAATAGGACAAGGTCAAGTCAATACCATCAAAAGGTTTTAAACTTCACGACCAAAAACTAACATTAGTGTTTCTTGTGTGCTTGCCAAACTCACAAGCATCACACATTAGTATTTCCTTATTTGCTTTCATGTAAAGAGATGGAAAAATCCGACTTAATATATTGAAAGAAGAATGACTAAGATAACAATAATGTAACAACAACTCAGACTCCCAATTGCCTTaagcaacaacaataagaacAAACACTAGAGCAACATCAACATTGTCCCTATCCAAATATCACAACCCATCATGCCAAGTGTCAGTTCCAAGTTTCCTCCCCGTTTCGTTCTCCTGAAACCAGACCTTAAGCTCATTAAAAGAATCAATACATTTCAGTTGGTAGACAATAGCACTAACTGAGAGTAAATTAataggaaaagaagaaatatgcAGGATATGAGATTAAACTATGGATGATGTGCACTTGATGGATCCTTTTCCTATGATGGATTTTTACATGAAGATGCAAGTGCTTGTGCCTTAGGACTTATGTTTGAGAATGTAGTTGGCATAGTTACCGATAGATGTGGATGTAACTACGTCAATGGTGGCAGCTCTGCCTTCAGTATCATTTACGTTAGACTTGAACgcttttcattgctttatctccCTCGTAGTCATCTTAACAGAGTGGACCGCTTGACCACCTCCAAGAATAGAAAGATGTGGCCTGTCCACCAGCATCCCTACCACACCTACCAATATTCCAACCATGATCTTCTTTATCACGATCCTTGTATGTgcctcttcctctacctctcggTTGTGTACAAAATTTGCTAATATGTCCATAATCTCCACAATTATAGCACCCTCCAAACCGAGTTTCGCCATTTGCAGGTCTCACATTAGAGAGAGCTAAGGCTGATTGGGCATTTGTGACAAATGTCACCCATAAAATTTAGCTGTCTCCTCTTGTGCCATAGCTAATATCACCTACTCCAAGGAAGGCAAGGTGGACTGTGTGAATATAGTTGCTCTCTTATTCTAAAAGCTAGGATTCAGGCCTTTGGGAAATTCAACTATTCTCCAACGATCAATCCACTTTCGGCTAATTACTGCACTCAGTGCATTGGGCACTATCAATGGATTATAATAATCAAAGGTCAGACCACAGCCACTTGAGCTCAGCGGCATATTTCAGATCAGAACAGTATGTTGTTCCTGCCTTATTTTCATAAGTTCCTTTTCTACCTGTGCCATGAGTATGACATTTCCAACCCCAGAGTACATGTTGTTCGCTGCCTTCCACACCTCGTTAGCATCTTTGATGTTCTCAATCATAGACACGATTGACAATGACATCGAGTTTCATCAACTTGTCAGCCGGCTCAACGTGGTCTCCAATAACATATCCCTTCAGGCCCTTCGTCTTCAGAATAAGGATAGCCTGATGTAACTAGCTTAAGTAGTTTTTAGTACCCTTGAGCTTCACTTTGTTAGGCATCAACTCTAGTTTGATGAGTTGCTAAATCTCCAACCTCACCACAATCTCCCAGCCAGATGTACCATATCCATTTTGCTGAGTGACTGACACATAGGCTATCTCTCTCAAGGAAGTCCTTAAGTTTTCCACAGTAAGAGTAATTGTGGTTTGTCCCCTAGTGGGGCATATTTGGTTTTTCATCATGACCATAAGGGCGCGCCAAAGGACACAACCAGACTAGGCTCTTTGGATCCTTAACTACAATGTTGTATATCTGCCTGCATATGCAAACTTCAATTCCACATGACTTCCTCAAATGCAAGTACTGAAGACTCCATTATGCTTAGAGTGGTGAAGTGAAGAGGGTGAGGAACATCTGCCTGCATAtacaatgtttttcaattatacaTGACTTCCTAAATGTTGTATGTCGGCTTAGAGTGGTGAAGAGGGTGAGGTATGGTGGCAACAAAGGTTTACAGCGGCGGCAATGAATAGCGGTGATGGCTATGGAACGAGGGCTAGGGTTACGGTGGCAGTGatgtctctgataccatgttgaCTAATGTTgcgaaatttttttgttggttaatCTCATGTGAGACAGTACCTCCTTTAAGAATAGATATGGATCATAAGACATTACTAACCCAACTACAATACAACTCTTTTAACATACACGTAATCTTTCTTGTTTCAATAGTAATCTGGTGTTTAAGTTGGCCTTGATAGAAATCAATTCAGTAGCCCTAAAGCTTATGTGATATTATATGTTTGGGGAAATCTTTTGAGTGGGTATCGTACTatggtcatttttttattttgagcgtcaaacttcaatttgtattattttggtcACTCgattcaaatttatgttcatGGGGATGGTATCAAGGGGGTTATAGGAAAAATTTGATGACGGATTTGTTACGTCAACACTAGTTCGCCACGTCATCTGCACATACGGATATGCCACTTCATCAAAGAAAGCCACATGGTCACTCTTATTGACTAGTTCGCCGGGACTGACGTGACATGTACGAGTGTAATAAGAGTGGTCATGTGGCTATCTTTGATGATGTGTGATATCCACTTATATAGATGACACAGTGAATTGGTGTTGACATGGCAAATCTagcatatatattatcaaattctCCCTTAAAtccctttggtatcctcccagtgaacacaaattaaagttaagtgatcaaaatgatacaaatcaaaatttgatgctcaaaataaaaaatgactatAGTATGGTACCCACTAAAAATACTTACCCTTATGTGTTCTTAATCAATTCCCTTCTAAGAAATATAGATTGAGGTGCAGTGATGAGCAGGATAATCTGAAAATCTTAGAACATCATTTTTGTGGAATAGTGCGCCATTTGTAAATTCAACTATTTAAAGAAAACTTATTGACATATTCTTATGAATGATGTATTGTTGGTCCTGTGACAAATGCTGCAAAGCTATATATCTCATGGTGTGTAGAAAGTTAAATCAGAATACTCGTGTTGCTGTTTGATCAAACTCCATGTGTGTCTCTTATTTCTCATCTCACAATCTTCCTAGTGTTTAAACAATTAATTCAATGACATTGCCATGTTCATCTCATTGCTTATTTCCTTAGTGATAAACAAGAATTGTTTCTGTATCTCAAAGACACGGTTTGGTTTATCTTTCActtatctttgtttaattttctgATAGATGTATAGCCAAACCTTGTTATCACATATACTGCTACATTGGCATCAATTTATCTCAGACTTATTTAAATTTGCATTAACCCTCTTTGATGATTTGCAGCTGAAAACTGCTGCTCTTACCCTTGTTCTTGTGGCCATTCTCATCGTTGCATTAGCGACCATCGACTCTGGTTTATGTTATATACTGGCTTTCTTTCTCAGCAGACCTGCTTAATAACAGGTATATCCTaccaaaatttttattagtCTATAATCGATTTCGTCAAGTGCAATTTGTCGGGTTGCatgataaaattttatcatttttttgaaCAGCGATGTTGTTGTCGAAATTTAGAATACAAGAACTTGTCAAAGACAACTCATTCTTGTAATATTTCTCTTCATTATGAGTACCAAATCTTTTGGAGATTATCTGGAGAATgatcgtgtatatatatatatatatatatatatatgtatgacaTGAAAGTTTGGGGTGACAATATTATATTCAATTACATGCTAATCATTTGTGATTAGCTAACGATTACTTCCTGATTAGAGTTCAATAATTGATGTATAATATTCTATTATTTGCTTGCTATGCTAATGCGtatacatgcaattttttttttagtctatTATGAATCATGTGTGATAtacaacaaattttattattataatatatatagagaatcATTCATCTATGGGCGTtcatagataagaaatctatgaGCGTTCATTATTAGCCATTGGATTTCGATTCAACGGTGAACATTGATAAACAGTAAGCACTACAGTAACCTATacaataattattgtttatcaATGTTGATCCAACGGTTGATAAAAGGACCGtcatagataagaaatctatggatgttGGAACAATATAATGAATTGTTCATCAATATCAATCGTTGAATCATAATCCAACGGTTGATAATTGGACAtctataaacaatataaattatatatatatatatatatattttgtccatacctttatttctttataatttaatagcATTCTTATTAGTTGTTCTTTCAAAGTGGTATACCAATGACTGGGACCCATAAAAAACTGGGCTTCcactaaattatttaaaaaagaaaaaaaggaattgaAGTTTAGGTTTTtataaacttaatttaaagaaaataatgtaTGGCCATGCTACGTGAGATGAAGtatgtaataaataattatgttataATCAATTAACCGATTTACGGAAGGACTTTTCTACCCTTCACATAAATGTAATGAATTTctacttttaaatatttttatcaacgGTAAAGATGTGAAGCTTGAACAAACAAATgattctaaaattataaatatatttatttattaaagattataacttaaaacacaaaaaataacataaagcGTTAAATAACATACCGTtgactcaattatatatatatgataatctTTTTCTAAGAGTATGTATAAACTTTATCAAGATATACGtttaatttttaagatattaCACGGAATACATATAAATGAagggcaaaatggtcatttttatgaaagggaaaaaaaataacaccaaagaataaaagaaaacaagtgaAGCCCTTCTACAAATAGCTTTATAAGGGTTGTACATAAAGCCATAAAACACTTCCTTGCAGAGTTAGCAACagcaacatcatcatcatcaataacaacaacaacaaaagaaagagagaaagagagatggtTGGCATCTTTTGGCCCTTCTCAGGCAACACAAGGGGCTATGATTGTCCTTCTCTTCTGGTACTattacctttcttcttcttatatatatatatatatatatatatatatatatatatatgtttcacaTATTCCTTGCTTACTATCATATAACAATCTTTCTTTCTGTGATCCATATATATAGAAAGTTCAGTTGGAATAGCTTTGTTTAACTAGTTTGTGTATTGTGATGCATGGACAAGAAGGAAAGCTTGGTAAGGGAAAGAGATGAAGCTGAAGATACCGAATTTGCGTATGAGGATGTTGAAGAAGACAACTCTGCTGTGGTTGTTGAATTTAACGGCGAGGTGAAGCCCATCGAACACCCACTACAACCTGTAGATGATGATCTTCCGATGACTTTTCCGATGACCGGCTGCTCCCCCTTTTACAATGTAAGCAAGCAAAGCAAATATGAATCTATGGTTCATCGTCTCTTATGttgatcaaatattttttttcatttcaaggGTGTAAGCATGGGTAAAAAACTTGAACTACTGATGCCGAATGAAGAAAACATGGTTACGAAGATACCGAATGTACGTGCGAGCAACCGTGGACGACCAACAAAGATTCGATATCCGAGTGCGCCTCCATCTTCCAGGAATGCACCAGTACAACTCTTTTCTGCTATTTCAATGTTTTGAAGTTTCTGATTCTAATGTCACTGCATAACACATCTGAGAAATAGTCCTGAAATTGGTGCTTCTTGACAATTTTACATTTGAAGCAAACAGTACAAATTTGCTTAgcaatgtatttttaaaaacacgCATTGGTGATATCAAGCAAACATTTTGtacaagaacaaaaaagaagTTTCGCCACGGTGTTTATCGGTAAAAGTATCATATATATCTAACTGAATAGAATCCTGCAATACCTTCAGGTTAGTTCCTATACATCTACATATCCATACTATGGACTCATTGATTCAAGCTCTAAGAAAACGAACGCGATCAAATACTAGTGTACATCCACTCTCACAACCTACAATTCTGTACTTTGTTGAGGTAGTTCTCctgaaaaaaattgatcaaagacTGGTGTAAGTTCATGAGAACTAGAATGAAATGAATCACTAATTATAGCAAGAATAAATCGAAAAGTTTACCAGTTAATGATTGATTTAGCTGAAAGGAGACTCTGGTTCTGAACCGCTGACAGAAGCAAAAGACGACATGTTATCTTCTTTCGGTAAAGCAACAAAGTTCAGTGGCGCAGTTGAGAATCGCCTTATCTCCTTTGAGAATGCATTTTGTCGACCGGAATATGATCGGGGTGTCAGAAGTTCAGGGGTAGCACCACCTGCGGAAAGACGTCTAGGTGCAGGAGTCATAAAACCATTCCCATTTCCATTGTAACTTGGCTTTCTATTGAAACTGTTGCTCCTTCTGGGGCTAGCTTTCGATCCATACATTGCTTCTTTCTCAGCAAGGAGTAGATTTTGCAACTTCTTCTGATCCTGCAATAAGATGGATTGTTCATCAGCAAATCAGTGTGCGCTGACGTAAAAAAGTAGGGTAAAGAATAGCTACTCGATATCGctttttctcctcttctttttgCTGTCTAGTAAGTTTGTACTCTTCCAAAATGGACACTAATCGAACCTGAAAAGATAGACAGAATGTTTAGCTCGTAAGTAACATTAAAGATAAAGGACAGTCCTTTGAAGAACAGTATCTCACCCCATCATACAAGAACGGCATGTTTCTTTCATCCTCCCAGGCAAATGTTTTACCGATGAGATTGTCTACCATAGCTGAACAGCATCTTGAGTCAATCATAGTAATCTCAATTAAGAATATACACAAATATGCTAATTTGGAGAATCAGGTACCTGGAATCTTCATGATCATCACCCGTGCTTTCTCGGCGCGTTTCAAGTTCAGGTGTACACCTCTTCCACCACTGTACCTGTTTTGATCCTGCATTCGAAAGGGAAATTTTTAGCCTGGAATGAGAATCAATACATCTAAGAAATTGCCTATCTTGTAGTACATTCAACCATCAATTTTATTAAACCTGGTTGTAGTCCTCAAGCCAACTTTCTTCTTCGCAAGCCATAAGCCATTTGTTAATCCTGTCCATAATTTCCTTTCTGCTTATACattcttcttttgctttttctaTTTGCGCCTCAATGTTTGCCAAAAGTTCAGAGGAATCTACAAGACCTGAATACGAAGGCAGACAATCATAAGATACCATCCATAGAGTTTCCGCATGCTgaagataaagataaaaatcaaCCGGAATCTATCATTGCATTAGTTTTCTCTGGTGCAGTGCTCGTGTCGGGTTCAATATGTGACCTTTTGCATATTTCTTCCAATTCAGACCTTCTCTTGAAGACAAGTTCTTTCATTCTGCTGGCTTTTAGTTTCGTCAATCTCTCTACTTCAGCTTCTGTCTATCAAATACAAAAGGGAAATTTGACAAGCTGCACTTGGGTTGCTGTTACAAGATAAAAAGGTTTGGTTATCAGACCTGCTTGATAGTGTCCAATGAGAGTAAACCAGAATATGTAATGTCTTCATCCTTCATTCTGAGAATGCACAGAACTTTTTCAAACCGTCTCCTTTCTTCTTCGGTAGAATCCATCAATTTCCATAACTCAAGCAGAGATTCTACAGTTCCTTGCAACTACAACACAACATGACTTATACATATAAGAGAAAGGTAGTGAGAAAGAATGAAAATCAAAACTGTGAAGAAGTTTGCAGTACCTTCTGAACACGAAGTTTCTTCTCAGTTTTTAACTTTGTGATGATTAGAGATAAACCATCTAGTGTGTTGTTACTGATGTTTGTGGACTGAATCGAATCGGTCTCATGCAAGCTAGGATGAACTTCGCCCACGGTCTTTGCAAAATCCAGTCCAAGCACACTACATAACGAATGCACTTCGTTGATGTACTCCAAGACCTTCTGAAGGCGATCAGACTAGAACAGCATATCAAGAAGTCAGGAAACTAAATGTATCCAGTAAACACAACTACATGATTGTCTGTGTGTGTTGTGCTGTGCCGTGGAAATGGAAAAATGCCGAAATTTTAGCAAAGCATACAAGTGAATTACCTTATCCTTTTGGAGAATTCTAAGTTGTGCTTGATACTCATTAAGCTTTCTCAATGATAGATCTTGATCATCTGTGTGAATGAAAGAGACATTGTTTTGATTGGCGCATCCTGTGATCTCTGCAGTGATCTTTTTAATTTGTGCTCGGATATCAGCAAATTCTTTGATCCTTTCCTCTTTCTTTACTCTCATATCTTCTAAAATAGGCGTAACCGATGCCAATTGCTCCTTCAACGATGACCCCTTTTTCTCTATCTGCATACAGAGGTTCAAAAGGTGATCAACAACTTTGCcaaatcatataatttttttataaccaaTTCACTAAAGAGTCTATTGAGATCGAGGTATCAAAACAGAAGCAAAATTAACAGCTTTGCAGATCGGAAACAAAAATGTTGAGCAACCTCAACACAATTATAAAGAGATAAATGCTCAATTAAAAGGCTTTTCACAACTTCTAACCAATGTGTCAGAAGCTCTAGAAAACACAAGTATATATGGATATGATTAAGGCACTAACTTTACAGATAACTCGCCTTAATGTTCAAAGAACATGATGATTGAATGgaattcaattaacaaaaacatcaaaatctatACCTGAGAGTATAAGGTGTGATCTCCAAGGGAGGCCATAAGAGTGGCGAGTTCCGCTTCCTTGGCGGCCACCGTCCGGTGGAGTTGTGCCTTTGCATTGCTAGCTTCATCGACCTTCCTTCGGTACACGTTCATGCACTCTCGCTCAATCTCCAACAACATACTGTCTTGGTCTTCGTCACTCTCACCAATCTCGGTCCATATACACTGTTCCCCcacaaatacataaaaaatactaAGTGTTTGCCACATTGGTTcttcaaaagcaaagaaaaaaacatagaacataATCCAGCTTCAATTTCTATCCACTAATTCAAAATACTAAACAATTAAAGCTTAAATCAAGCTTAAATCATTAACTACATAATGGTTCTCTATTCTACAACAagttagaaaatttaaaaaaaaagtacaaaatcaGAAGAAATTATCAGAATAATTAGACACAAGAGACAGCACACAACATAACATGAATCCAAAAAATCCATagtacaaaacaaatacatgcactacaaaccctaaaaaaaaaacaaacaagaaagacATGGCCtttaacacaaaaacaaaagaaatggaGAGATAGAAGAGAAAGACAAGAACCTGAAGCTCTCTAAGCAAAGTCTCACAGCTTGTCCCCATGCTTGTACTGCAGAGCCTCCTGAATCCAACCTCAACCCCAACCCCCACCATTCCCTCCCTGAAGACAAACACAAGTAAAGATCCAAACTTTGCCCTATAAACTCAAAGGCCAAAGATCAAAGAACCTCATTTTAGGGTTTCCCACCTAAATTTCTCACAGAACAGAACCTTGTAGTTCAGGGCAACTACAATGAGAAAAAGACTGCCATTAAACCAGCAAGAGCTCAAAGAAAGAAACTAGCAATCAAAGCACAGCAGCAAATGATGTTGATGTACAAGATGGGATTGAAAGTTTAAAAAACAGTGAATTTTCAGTATGGTACAAAACCAAAACACTTGTTTTAGTGGGAGTTGGTGTATAGCAAAGGAAGAAGCAAAAGTTAGCAAAGTTCTTCTTTATAAGGAAGATGTAGAAAGAAGAATGTGTGTATGAATGCAGTAGAATGCAAGCAAAAGTAGGTGACAAATGACAAATGACAATACAAAAAAAGTGCTTGTGTTTTGTGCTTCTTCACATGCACAACTTTGCTTAAACAATACATTAaactaagtaaaaaaaaaaaacagattaaACAAAGTTAAATTCACACAAAACTCATTTTTCACTTCcacagaaataataaaaataatataaaattagaaaaaataaaaaataaaaagtttagcAGATTGCCAGTTTATGTCATGCAAGAGACATCCACAAATATTCACtcaaataaaattgagagatggAATGAAAGAGAAGTTTGGGTAGAGATAGAGACAAGGGAACCATAACATAGCTGGCATGGGCCATTGAAATACATCAACTCCAATTCCACACTAGTGCTTATCATCATCAcaatcatatttatataaaagatacatatattgatatatatatatatatatatagagagagagagagagagagagagagagagagataaagagACCCATAATTATTTTAGTGACTTACATTGGGACCATTTCAAGCCTTTTAATTTAGTGACTTACTGGACCTTATCAAGCCTTGGACTCTTCCtgatttttcagtcaaaataaGTACCAAGAAATGACATGCATTACCACAgttaaagaaacaaaagcatatcCTTTTCAAGAAGATATGGCCCTAACAATGGATAAAGTTTCTTGGATTAGTTTTCCAAACTCTAAATTGCATCATAAAAGAAGTAGTTGAGAGGTCCCCTCTGAGTTGACACTATGACCTTTATGGTTTAACAACCATTGAGCAGGTGATTAAGAGGTTGAGTTAGTTAAGAATAAGATTAAATCATGATTAGAAAATGGGTTATTGTTCTTAAGACTAATGATTATTAAGGCATGAAGAGTGTACTACAAAGCAACAAGACAACCCATAATGTTCcccaaagaaaacaataaatggGACCATCATCCACTTAacacaatacatatatatatgaatcaatAATAAAAGCATCATATGCCAACAAACTTTGCTTAGATTCCTTCCTC
It includes:
- the LOC120263567 gene encoding uncharacterized protein LOC120263567 gives rise to the protein MVGIFWPFSGNTRGYDCPSLLKESLVRERDEAEDTEFAYEDVEEDNSAVVVEFNGEVKPIEHPLQPVDDDLPMTFPMTGCSPFYNGVSMGKKLELLMPNEENMVTKIPNVRASNRGRPTKIRYPSAPPSSRNAPVQLFSAISMF
- the LOC120263566 gene encoding 65-kDa microtubule-associated protein 6-like is translated as MVGVGVEVGFRRLCSTSMGTSCETLLRELQCIWTEIGESDEDQDSMLLEIERECMNVYRRKVDEASNAKAQLHRTVAAKEAELATLMASLGDHTLYSQIEKKGSSLKEQLASVTPILEDMRVKKEERIKEFADIRAQIKKITAEITGCANQNNVSFIHTDDQDLSLRKLNEYQAQLRILQKDKSDRLQKVLEYINEVHSLCSVLGLDFAKTVGEVHPSLHETDSIQSTNISNNTLDGLSLIITKLKTEKKLRVQKLQGTVESLLELWKLMDSTEEERRRFEKVLCILRMKDEDITYSGLLSLDTIKQTEAEVERLTKLKASRMKELVFKRRSELEEICKRSHIEPDTSTAPEKTNAMIDSGLVDSSELLANIEAQIEKAKEECISRKEIMDRINKWLMACEEESWLEDYNQDQNRYSGGRGVHLNLKRAEKARVMIMKIPAMVDNLIGKTFAWEDERNMPFLYDGVRLVSILEEYKLTRQQKEEEKKRYRDQKKLQNLLLAEKEAMYGSKASPRRSNSFNRKPSYNGNGNGFMTPAPRRLSAGGATPELLTPRSYSGRQNAFSKEIRRFSTAPLNFVALPKEDNMSSFASVSGSEPESPFS